The Scomber japonicus isolate fScoJap1 chromosome 9, fScoJap1.pri, whole genome shotgun sequence genome includes a region encoding these proteins:
- the LOC128364700 gene encoding gamma-crystallin M2-like, translating to MTSSGMNMMSKVVFYEDRNFQGRSYECMSDCPDFSSYLSRCHSCRVERGCFMVYERTNYMGNQYFLRRGEYADFMSMMGMSDSIRSCHMIPMHRGSYRMRIYERENFGGQMHELMDDCDSVMDRYRMSNCMSCNVMDGHWLMYEQAHYRGRMMYFRPGEYRNFMNMGMSGMRFMSMRRITDSCY from the exons ATGACTTCCAGTGGAATGAACATGATGAGCAAG GTTGTCTTCTACGAGGACAGGAACTTCCAGGGTCGTTCCTATGAGTGCATGAGCGACTGCCCCGACTTCTCCTCCTACCTGAGCAGGTGCCACTCCTGCAGGGTGGAGAGAGGCTGCTTCATGGTCTACGAGCGCACCAACTACATGGGCAACCAGTACTTCCTGAGGAGGGGCGAGTATGCTGACTTCATGAGCATGATGGGCATGAGCGACTCCATCAGGTCTTGCCACATGATCCCCATG CACAGAGGATCCTACAGGATGAGGATCTACGAGAGAGAGAACTTCGGTGGTCAGATGCACGAGCTGATGGACGACTGTGACAGCGTCATGGACCGTTACCGCATGTCCAACTGCATGTCCTGCAACGTGATGGACGGACACTGGCTGATGTACGAGCAGGCCCATTATAGAGGCAGGATGATGTACTTCAGGCCCGGAGAGTACAGGAACTTCATGAACATGGGCATGAGCGGCATGAGGTTCATGAGCATGAGGCGCATCACTGACTCCTGCTATTAG
- the LOC128364698 gene encoding gamma-crystallin M2-like, producing the protein MTSTGMNMMSKVVFYEDRNFQGRSYECMSDCPDFSSYLSRCHSCRVERGCFMVYDRTNYMGNQYFMRRGEYADYMSMMGMSDCIRSCRMIPMHRGSYRMRIYERENFGGQMHELMDDCDNVMDRYRMSNCMSCNVMDGHWLMYEQAHYRGRMMYFRPGEYRNFMNMGMSGMRFMSMRRITDSCY; encoded by the exons ATGACTTCCACTGGAATGAACATGATGAGCAAG GTTGTCTTCTACGAGGACAGGAACTTCCAGGGTCGTTCCTATGAGTGCATGAGCGACTGCCCCGACTTCTCCTCCTACCTGAGCAGGTGCCACTCCTGCAGGGTGGAGAGAGGCTGCTTCATGGTCTATGACCGCACCAACTACATGGGTAACCAGTACTTCATGAGGAGGGGCGAGTATGCTGACTACATGAGCATGATGGGCATGAGCGACTGCATCAGGTCCTGCCGCATGATCCCCATG CACAGAGGATCCTACAGGATGAGGATCTACGAGAGGGAGAACTTCGGTGGTCAGATGCACGAGCTGATGGATGACTGTGACAACGTCATGGACCGTTACCGCATGTCCAACTGCATGTCCTGCAACGTGATGGACGGACACTGGCTGATGTACGAGCAGGCCCATTATAGAGGCAGGATGATGTACTTCAGGCCCGGAGAGTACAGGAACTTCATGAACATGGGCATGAGCGGCATGAGGTTCATGAGCATGAGGCGCATCACTGACTCCTGCTATTAG
- the LOC128364695 gene encoding gamma-crystallin M2-like, whose product MTSTGMNMMSRVVFYEDRNFQGRSYECMSDCPDFSSYLSRCHSCRVERGCFMVYDRTNYMGNQYFMRRGEYADFMSMMGMSDTIRSCRMIPMHRGSYRMRIYERENFGGQMHELMDDCDSVMDRYRMSNCMSCNVMDGHWLMYEQPHYRGRMMYFRPGEYRNFMNMGMSGMRFMSMRRITDSCY is encoded by the exons ATGACTTCCACTGGAATGAACATGATGAGCAGG GTCGTCTTCTACGAGGACAGGAACTTCCAGGGTCGTTCCTATGAGTGCATGAGTGACTGCCCCGACTTCTCCTCCTACCTGAGCAGGTGCCACTCCTGCAGGGTGGAGAGAGGTTGCTTCATGGTCTATGACCGCACCAACTACATGGGTAACCAGTACTTCATGAGGAGGGGCGAGTACGCTGACTTCATGAGCATGATGGGCATGAGCGACACCATCAGGTCCTGCCGCATGATCCCCATG CACAGAGGATCCTACAGGATGAGGATCTATGAGAGGGAGAACTTCGGTGGTCAGATGCACGAGCTGATGGACGACTGTGACAGCGTCATGGACCGTTACCGCATGTCCAACTGCATGTCCTGCAACGTGATGGACGGACACTGGCTGATGTACGAGCAGCCCCATTACAGAGGCAGGATGATGTACTTCAGGCCCGGAGAGTACAGGAACTTCATGAACATGGGCATGAGCGGCATGAGGTTCATGAGCATGAGGCGCATCACTGACTCCTGCTATTAG
- the LOC128364694 gene encoding gamma-crystallin M2-like encodes MTSTGMNMMSKVVFYEDRNFQGRSYECMSDCPDFSSYLSRCHSCRVERGCFMVYDRTNYMGNQYFMRRGEYADFMSMMGMSDTIRSCRMIPMHRGSYRMKIYERENFGGQMHELMDDCDNVMDRYRMSNCMSCNVMDGHWLMYEQPHYRGRMMYFRPGEYRNFMNMGMSGMRFMSMRRITDSCY; translated from the exons ATGACTTCCACTGGAATGAACATGATGAGCAAG GTTGTCTTCTACGAGGACAGGAACTTCCAGGGTCGTTCCTATGAGTGCATGAGTGACTGCCCCGACTTCTCCTCCTACCTGAGCAGGTGCCACTCCTGCAGGGTGGAGAGAGGTTGCTTCATGGTCTATGACCGCACCAACTACATGGGTAACCAGTACTTCATGAGGAGGGGCGAGTATGCTGACTTCATGAGCATGATGGGCATGAGCGACACCATCAGGTCCTGCCGCATGATCCCCATG CACAGAGGATCCTACAGGATGAAGATCTACGAGAGGGAGAACTTCGGTGGTCAGATGCACGAGCTGATGGACGACTGTGACAACGTCATGGACCGTTATCGCATGTCTAACTGCATGTCCTGCAACGTGATGGACGGACACTGGCTGATGTACGAGCAGCCCCATTATAGAGGCAGGATGATGTACTTCAGGCCCGGAGAGTACAGGAACTTCATGAACATGGGCATGAGCGGCATGAGGTTCATGAGCATGAGGCGCATCACTGACTCCTGCTATTAG
- the inpp5e gene encoding phosphatidylinositol polyphosphate 5-phosphatase type IV codes for MTENGEDSGLRQPCEAPAKGDSIVNESRALKTLLVDVNTCKEQNDAVKHSQITRNTEGEIIPYQPRPPSLPRLSKGSRSVSLEETVRTRRLRNSQESLSDSPENGSSTDSLKEDQAVVLSGAATLRNDQASNVGRLPAATTDSPVFRDRGSSLSEYERRPHSQQSDPTDHRLRSTKLRLSPVQPTGPLPALERSFASATLRAANRIDRDCLDYVTLGKGKLGERLHRNLSDSRLLENMGSDSASVNSMRSTYSVLSPIRPQDVRNRSFLEGSVLGNGALLGAEELDRYFPDRRVGIYITTWNMQGEKGIPANLDDLLLPTDSEFAQDFYIIGVQEGCPDRREWEIRLQETLGPYYVMLYAAAHGVLYLTVFVRRDLIWFCSEVEHATVTTRIISQIKTKGAVGIGFTFFGTSFLFITSHFTSGDTKVYERILDYNKIVEALALPKGLPDTNPYRSTASDVTTRFDQVFWFGDFNFRLSKERCDVETIMNQSAGGDMAPLLEHDQLSKEMKDGSIFKGFQEAQINFPPTYKFDIGCDIYDTTSKQRTPSYTDRILFRNRQADDIKVVKYTSCTSIRTSDHRPVVGVFQVKLRPGRDNIPLGAGQFDRSLYLEGIRRRITRELKRREAMKNQGSSTICTIC; via the exons ATGACTGAGAATGGAGAGGACAGCGGCCTCCGTCAGCCCTGTGAAGCTCCCGCCAAAGGAGATTCAATCGTCAATGAAAGCAGGGCACTCAAGACTCTCTTAGTAGACGTCAATACCTGCAAGGAACAAAATGATGCCGTTAAACACTCCCAGATTACCAGAAACACAGAGGGTGAGATCATACCTTATCAGCCCCGGCCACCGTCATTACCCAGGCTGTCGAAGGGCAGTAGGAGTGTCTCATTGGAGGAGACTGTGAGAACCAGGAGGCTGAGAAACAGCCAGGAGAGTCTGAGTGACTCACCTGAGAATGGCTCCTCCACAGACTCCCTTAAAGAGGACCAAGCTGTTGTCCTCAGTGGTGCTGCCACCCTCAGGAACGACCAGGCCTCTAATGTGGGACGCCTCCCTGCTGCAACGACAGACTCCCCAGTCTTCCGGGACAGAGGGAGCAGTCTCTCCGAGTACGAAAGGAGGCCCCACAGCCAGCAGAGCGACCCCACAGACCACAGGCTGAGGTCCACCAAGCTGCGTCTGTCTCCAGTGCAACCCACAGGGCCGCTGCCCGCTCTGGAGAGGAGCTTTGCCTCGGCCACTTTAAGGGCAGCTAATAGGATTGACAGGGATTGTTTGGATTATGTCACGCTGGGCAAAGGGAAGCTCGGGGAGAGGCTGCACAGGAACCTAAGTGACAGTCGGCTTCTGGAGAACATGGGGTCGGACAGTGCATCTGTCAACTCCATGAGGTCCACCTACAGCGTATTGAGCCCCATCAGACCCCAGGACGTTAGGAACAG GAGTTTTCTGGAGGGCAGCGTGCTGGGAAACGGCGCCCTGCTGGGGGCCGAGGAACTGGACCGCTACTTCCCCGACAGGCGAGTGGGGATCTACATCACCACGTGGAACATGCAGGGAGAGAAG GGGATACCGGCCAACTTAGACGACCTCCTGCTTCCGACAGACTCTGAATTTGCACAAGACTTTTATATTATCGGGGTCCAGGAAGGTTGTCCTGACAG GAGGGAGTGGGAGATCCGTCTTCAGGAGACTCTGGGGCCGTACTACGTCATGCTATACGCAGCAGCACACGGTGTTTTGTATCTTACTGTATTTGTCAGAAGAGACCTCATCTGGTTCTGCTCAG AGGTGGAGCACGCCACAGTCACAACGAGGATCATCTCACAGATCAAGACCAAAGGGGCAGTCGGAATCGGCTTCACCTTTTTTGgcacttctttcctcttcatcacatcCCATTTTACCT CCGGAGACACCAAAGTTTACGAGAGAATACTAGATTACAACAAGATCGTCGAAGCTTTAGCTCTTCCAAAAGGCCTTCCAGACACCAACCCTTACCGCTCAACAGCAT CTGACGTCACCACGAGATTTGACCAGGTCTTCTGGTTTGGAGATTTTAACTTTCGGCTGAGCAAGGAGCGATGTGATGTGGAGACCATCATGAACCAGTCGGCAGGCGGCGATATGGCTCCCCTGCTGGAGCACGACCAGCTCTCCAAGGAAATGAAGGAtg gtTCGATCTTCAAAGGCTTCCAAGAGGCTCAAATTAACTTTCCCCCAACGTATAAATTTGACATCGGCTGTGATATCTACGACACTACTTCTAAACAGAGAACGCCTTCATACACA GACAGGATCCTATTCAGGAACAGGCAGGCTGATGACATCAAGGTGGTCAAATACACCAGCTGCACCAGCATCAGAACGTCAGACCACCGGCCCGTCGTCGGTGTCTTCCAGGTCAAACTGAGGCCGGGCAGAGACAA tattcCCCTAGGTGCGGGGCAGTTTGACCGGAGCCTGTACTTGGAGGGCATCAGGAGGAGGATCACCAGAGAGCTGAAGCGAAGGGAGGCCATGAAGAACCAAGGCAGCAGCACCATCTGCACCATCTGCTAA